One genomic segment of Methanofastidiosum sp. includes these proteins:
- a CDS encoding MFS transporter, producing MEKEKNKRDLYVFSLSSFLNDLGSDMIYPIWPLFVTVFLGADVVVLGFIDGIGDALVSISSAFSGYLSDKLRRRKIFVWTGYLSSGLARFGYALSPTWLYLALFKALDRAGKIRGAPRDAMVAELSSKSNRGSNFGFLRAMDNFGAIIGITLSILLLRYLGFRNLIFLAAIPSFFSVCIIYLFIKEKKFDTQKRSFSLNLFDRNFRLFVFVNGIFALGAFSYSFFLLYVKDIGFSIYTVPVFYLIFTISSTIFSYPFGKMADRIGRKKVLMISYLSFALVCSSLIFTRNFIGVIVIFSIYGLYKAAIDVSQKTLASEICPLDYRATSLGSFQLITGLMAFPASFIAGILWKTLGMNYPLYFSLTLSLAAFILINLVKEQKVC from the coding sequence ATGGAAAAGGAAAAAAATAAACGAGATTTATATGTTTTCTCGTTATCTTCATTCTTAAACGATTTAGGATCAGATATGATATACCCGATATGGCCATTATTTGTCACCGTTTTTTTAGGTGCAGATGTTGTAGTATTGGGATTTATAGATGGCATAGGCGATGCTTTAGTTTCAATTTCAAGCGCATTTTCTGGATATTTATCTGACAAATTAAGAAGAAGAAAAATATTTGTTTGGACGGGATACTTATCATCTGGACTAGCTAGATTTGGATATGCCCTCTCCCCAACTTGGTTGTATCTTGCTCTTTTTAAAGCATTAGATCGGGCAGGCAAAATTAGGGGTGCACCTAGGGATGCAATGGTTGCAGAACTATCTTCAAAAAGTAATAGAGGTTCAAACTTTGGATTCCTTAGAGCGATGGACAATTTTGGAGCAATCATTGGAATCACTTTATCTATACTCTTATTGAGGTATCTTGGATTTAGAAATCTGATTTTTTTGGCAGCTATACCTTCATTTTTCTCAGTATGCATAATATACCTTTTTATAAAAGAAAAGAAATTTGATACACAGAAAAGATCTTTTTCATTAAATCTATTTGACAGAAACTTTAGATTATTTGTATTTGTAAATGGCATATTTGCTTTAGGCGCTTTTAGCTATTCTTTCTTCCTGCTTTATGTCAAAGACATTGGATTTTCAATATATACTGTTCCAGTCTTCTATTTAATTTTTACAATATCTAGTACTATTTTTTCATATCCATTTGGAAAAATGGCCGATAGAATTGGAAGAAAGAAAGTATTAATGATTTCTTATTTATCCTTTGCGCTTGTTTGTAGTAGTCTGATTTTTACAAGAAATTTTATAGGAGTAATCGTGATATTTTCCATTTATGGGCTCTACAAAGCGGCTATTGATGTATCCCAAAAAACATTGGCCTCAGAAATTTGCCCACTTGATTATAGGGCTACTTCTTTGGGATCTTTCCAGCTCATTACAGGGCTCATGGCGTTTCCTGCTTCCTTCATAGCCGGAATCCTATGGAAAACATTGGGGATGAATTACCCACTCTATTTTTCATTAACATTATCCTTGGCCGCATTTATATTAATCAATCTAGTAAAAGAACAAAAGGTATGTTAA
- a CDS encoding transcription factor S: MEFCPKCGTLLRINKKDGKSLYACRCGYEKDIDEKSRFEHSEKNESGDEVVIIEDSNIVMPKVKEECKKCHNREAYWWMLQTRSGDEPATKFYRCTKCNYTWREYD; encoded by the coding sequence ATGGAGTTTTGTCCAAAATGCGGTACTCTTTTACGCATAAACAAGAAAGATGGTAAGTCTCTATATGCTTGCAGATGTGGGTATGAGAAAGATATTGATGAGAAAAGTAGATTTGAACATTCTGAGAAAAATGAATCTGGGGACGAAGTTGTAATAATAGAAGATTCTAACATCGTAATGCCTAAAGTCAAGGAAGAATGCAAAAAATGCCACAATAGAGAAGCCTATTGGTGGATGTTGCAGACAAGAAGCGGAGATGAACCAGCAACAAAATTTTACAGATGTACAAAGTGTAATTATACGTGGAGAGAATACGATTAA